Genomic segment of Thermodesulfovibrionia bacterium:
CTTACAGGATGCATCCTGATCATCATAAACTCGGCATCAGAGAGCTGGGAAGGCTTGTCAAGGATCTCATCATATGTGCCTATCTTGCCGATGTCATGTAAAAGCGCGGCTGTCTTAAGATATTCGATCTCCTGCTCCTTCAGCCCCATCTCTTTGGCAATTGCGATGGCATAATAGGAAACATCCATGGAATGGCCCTTGGTCCAGTGGCTCTTTGCGTCAATGACATTTGAGAATGCAATAACAAGATCATTGTAGATATCTCTAAGCTCCTTATATGTTGCATCAAGGTCCTTGAGCATATTAAAGAAGGCATCCTTGGACTGTATAAGTTTTTTCTCATTCTCTTTAATGTCCGTGATGTCAATTATCACCAGCACATATGCATTAGGAACCCCATCCTCATCAAATATAGGGGTGGCACTCTCAATAAAATGCCTGTTGCTTTCCTTGTTGTGATGTATGAATTCCTCAGTTCTGTTGCTGCTGATGGATCTCAAAAGAGGGCAGCCTTCAAGCGGCTTATTAAGCTTATGGACGGCCCCGCAGCATTTCCCCTTATGTACAAGCTCCTTTATGTCTCTGCCAGCGAGGGTCGCAACATATTTATTTGCCCTCATAATATCTGAGTTTTCATCGATCAGCATGACGCCATAAGGCATGGAATCAAATGTAGTAAGCCATTCAGAAGAAGCTAACCTCAGCATCTTCTCTGACTTCAGCGTCCTCTCAAGGAGCTTTCTTCTTTCATTCATCAGATATGCGGTAATAGTTGAGCCGACAGGTGAGGTAAGAATAAGAATATGAAAAAAGGTTTCAATAAAAGAATCAAAATGAAATAGGTGTCTAAAAAACATATCAGTGTGCTCGGCATAATCATAAAATAAGTATGTTATGACAACCAGCCAGCCAAAAAAAGCTACTAATATCGGGAGCCGTAATTTCATATTGTATCTTTCTCTCCTGCAGCAGCCTTAAGCCTCTCGATCTCTTTTTTCAATTCGACCATCTTCAGCTCCCTGCCTATGGACATCTCATAAAAATCCTCAAGCTCTTTTATCTTTGAGGTGAGTTTCTCATCTGTCTTCATCCTTGCCGTGACATCTGAAACAACCTCAACAACAGAGTCTATCTCACCTGAAGCCCCTTTGAGAGGATAAGATATGGTCTCAACAAATATGGGATTTTTGTCTTTATCAAAATGCCGGTGGATTATCCTGTGGCTCACACCTGTTTCAAAGGCGTTCTTTACGCTGCATTCTTCACCGGCCTGAAAGCAGGGTTTGTCAATATGGTGTGACACTTTATAACAATGCATGCCGACTATCTCGGCAAGATCTATCTTTGTCTGTTTCAGGTATCCGCTGTTGGCTGTAATTATCTTATACTCGCGGTCTATCACAACAACGCCGTCGCCTATGCCCTCAAGTATTGAAGAGAGAAAAAGCTGGTGTTTTCTGAGAGACTCTTCTACATTCTTCCTGTCTGTAACATCCCTCATAACGCTAAGCATTATATTCTCGCCGCCGAAATCAATCATCCTGCAGTTTGCCTCAACCGGTATTATCGTACCGTCCTTCTTTTTTAAGGCCATTTCATATACAGCTTCGCCGCATTCCTGTACAGCACTAAGGCACTCAGGGATTCTGACTGCAAATTCCCTGGGAGAAAGCTCAAATATGTTCATGGATAATATCTCTTCCTTTGTGTACCCAAGGCGGTCAATAGCAGTTTTATTGACATCTACAAACTTACCGTAGGGATCAATAATAAAAACAGCATCACTAAGCGATTCAAAGATGTTGCGGAATATCTCCTCGCTGCCCCGGTGTTCAATGTCTACATGGTTCTTCTGTGCCAGTTCACTCACAATATCTATCCTTGCAGCCTTTATTTTTTAGAAAGCCTGTGGACCATCTCAACAAGCGCTATCACATTATCAGGAGAGGTCTGCGGCACAACGCCGTGCCCCAGATTGAAGATATGACCTTTCGCAGATGATGCCCTGTCTAAAACATCCTGCACCCTCTTCTCTATCTCCTGCTTCGGAAGGAACATTGAGAGCGGGTCAAGGTTGCCCTGCACCACGACATCTCCGCCAAGCCTTCTGATAGCATCATCTATATTTATTCTCCAGTCAACTCCATATACATCTGCCCCTGATGTCTTTATATCCTCAAGAAGCCCGGCTGTCTCACCTACAAAATAGATAATAGGAACTGTTTCAACTCTTTCGGCCTTCATCCAGCTCCTCAGGTCTGTGATTATCCTCTGAACATATGACAGCGCATGCTCCCTGAAATCTGAAGGCGAAAATATCCCGCCCCATGTATCAAATATCTGCACCGCCTGTGCGCCCGCGCTTATCTGCGCCTTGAGATACTCTGTTATTGTGGCTGTGACCTTATCCATCAGAGATCTGTAGAGCGCGGGGTTCTGATAGATCATCATTTTGGTGTTAAGGAAATTTCTCGAGGTGCCGCCTTCGATCATGTAGGTTGCTGTTGTAAAAGGCGCGCCTGCGAAACCTATGAGGGGAACCCTTCCGGCAAGCTCTTTCCTCAAGAGACGGATGGTGTCCATAACAAAACCCATCCTCTCTTCAGGGTCAGGAACAGAGAGTCTATTCACAGTGGCTGCGTCGCGTATCGGAGGCGAGAGCAGAGGCCCCTTGCCTTCATGAAAATCAAGACCTATACCCATAGCCTCGCACGGAATAAGGATGTCGGAAAATAATATCGCGGCATCCACGCCGAGAATATCTATCGGCTGAATAGTTACCTCAGCCGCAAGCTCGGGAGTCTTACAAAGAGTCAAAAAATCAACCTTACCTCTTACCTTCTGATATTGAGGCAGATATCTTCCTGCCTGCCGCATTATCCATATGGGTGTGTATGAAACTTCTTCCCCTCTGCATGCCTTTAAAAAAGTATCATTCATGATCTTATCCCTTCTGCTGCTCGTTTTTATTTTTACCTTCTTTCAGCATTTTTACCGGAACATAACCGCAGAACGGTTCCTCGTCCATATAATCCCCGGTCACGGCATATGCGCGCGCCCTGCATCCGCCGCATACATTTACGTATTCGCATGAACCGCACTTTCCCTTGTATGACTTGAAGTCTCGCATATCTTTGAAAAGCACGGAATTCTCCCATATATCCTTGAAAGTCTTCTCCCTGATGTTGCCTGCTGATTTAGGAAAATAACTGCAAGGAAGCACATTGCCGTCCACATCTATGAGGCAGATGAGCTGGCCCGCGAGGCATCCCTTTGAACCGCCTGTGGAGAAATTAAGTGTGCGGCGCGCAAATTTCTCGCCCTCCTCTTTCTGCATCTGAAGCACTATCCTGTAATAGTGCGGCGCGCAGGTGGGGCGCACAAGCATATCCTTCTCATTCTTCTCCATCTCATAATGCCACTTGAGCAGCTCCTCGTAATCCTCTTTGGATATCAGCTCATTCATGATATCCTCTCCCCTTCCTGTGGGAACGATCATGAACATATACCATGCAGTGGCGCCGAGCTCTTTTGCCAGTCTGCTGAGCTTTGGTATCTCACCCTGGTTTCTCTTTGTGAATGATGAATTAATAAGAAACTTGATATCGTGTTTTCTAAAAAGGCCTGTGGCGTTGATAACGCCGTCAAATGCGCCTTTCTGGTTTCTGAAATTATCATGAACCTCAGCTGTTGAACCGTCAAGGCTGAGCGAGACCATCTTCACGCCTGAATCCTTCATCTTCAGACAAACCTCTTCTGTAACAAGAGAGCCGTTTGTAGCAATGCACATCCTCAGCCCTTTATCAGTGCCGTACTTTGCGATATCAAAGACATCCTTGCGTAAAAGAGGCTCTCCACCGGAAAGCACGATCACAGGCTTTGCATAACTTGTTATATCGTCAATTACGCGGTACGCCTCTTCTGTTGAAAAATCAGGATGGCCCTTGGCCTCCATTTCAGACGAGGAACGGCAGTGAACACACTTGAGATTGCACCTTCTCGTTATCTCCCAGGCTATCCACTTAGGTTCAAATTTCATCGACATTCCAGATACTCCCATGTATATATTGCATAATGTGACTATTATAACATTAGAATTAAATCGATACTATACTTCAGGAAAGCCTCACAAATACCTCATTGGAGAGGAGCAGTCCGCGTCTGGTCAGCCTCAGATTGGTTTCATATGAGCATTCTGAATTCGTGATCTCGATCAGGCCATTTGCCTGCATATCCGCCAATTCAGCCTGATAATGACTTAAGATATTCATCCCGTAGCGCTTGAAGAAAGATTCGACATTTATTCCATCAGTCGTTCTAAGTCCGAGAAAGATAGCCTCAGAGGCAGCCTTCTCTTTGGTTATATAAACTTCTTCCTGAACAGGGCTTCTATTATCAGAAATAGCTTTAAGATAATCTTCCAGATCGCCAATGTTATAAGAACGGTTTCCATTGATGAATGAATGCGCGCCTAAGCCCGCGGCGTAATAATCCCCCCTGTCCCAGTAGTTGAGATTATGGCGGGACCGGCAGCCGGGTTTTGCAAAGTTAGATATTTCGTAATGCTCATAGCCTGATAAAGATAAATGGTCAATTGTGTGGTTATACATTTCAATGATCAACTCCTCATCTGAAACTGAAATACCGCCCTCTTTGATACGCTCATGCAGTAATGTCCCATTCTCAACGGTAAGCTCGTATGCAGATATATGCTCAGGGCCAAGCTGAACCGCTTTTTGAAGCGTCTTCTTCCAGCTCTCTATGCTCTGTCCCGGAATGCCGTAAATAAGGTCAATGCCGATATTTTGAAAGCCCGCCTCTCTGGCAAGATAAAATGCCCTCTCTGCTTCTGAAGAAGAGTGAAGCCTGTGGAGCAACTTAAGTTCATCATCATTGAAAGACTGAACTCCGATGCTTAACCTGTTCATCCCGGCTTCTTTAACATCTCTCAATTTTTCCAGATCAAGAGTCCCGGGGTTTGCCTCTATCGTTGCCTCACCTCCCCTTTGCCCCACCTTAATAAGGGGGGGATGGGGGGGTGAAAAATCAAAGCGTGTAAAGATATGACCGATGAGATCCTTAAGAAATTCTGTAGGAAGAGCTGTTGGCGTGCCTCCGCCAATGTATATAGTTGAAAATGAGGTGCCGCGAGGGATTGCGAGTATCTCTTTTTTCAGAGCTTTGATATATGCAGCAGCCTTTTGCGGGTCATATATCCCAGAGACAAAATCGCAGTATATGCAACGCTTCAGACAAAACGGGATGTGGACATAGAGGGATGCAGGCATGGGTTATTGTAGTAGAATAACTCCCCCATTCCCCCTCTTAGCTTAAGAGGGGGTGGCAAAGCCGGGGGCGTTATATAATCTCCTGTGCCTTATTAAATAGATCGTTAAGCTTCTTGCTCTCATCAACAACCTTTACCAAAATACCGGACAAATCTTTCTCGCCGAGAGACTCTGCCTTTGATGCCCATTCCTTATAAGTATTGATATGCGCATCATTGTGTTCGATCCAGTGTTCAAGAAGATGTTTCAGTTTTTCAAGTTCTGTCATATAGCTCCGGTTAATTGTAGGATTATTACTTAAAGTCCAAACAGCAGTACTGATACTCCGCAAAAACTTATTATCGCTCCTGCGATTGCATGGGTATAACGCTCAAGCCCTTTGGCTGGGAGAATATTTATTCCGTATATAGAGACAAGCACAATGCCGAGCATGGTAGATATAGTTACCAGGCTGAATACTCCCGCAACAAGCCCGAGACCCAGCATGCTGTGCCTTGCGGCAGGATACATAAGCATCGGGATCAGCGGCTCGCAAGGGCCGAGGATGAAAATTATAAAAAGCGCCCATGGAGTGACGATACCGGAATTCTTCTTTTTATGCAGATGCAGATGCTCTTCAGCATGAACATGAGTATGCACATGCTCAGCGCCGCCTCCGTGATGATGTATATGTGTGTGCGGCCTGTTCCTGTAAGCCCTCCTCATTCCCCAAGCAAAGTAGACTAGGCCGAACGCTATAAGCGCCCATGTTGCAATATCTCCGCGAAACGATTCAAAGACCTCAAGCTTTGAAACAGCCAGTCCGAAAGTTATGCCTACTGTACCCAGCAAAACTGAACTCAGGACATGCCCGATGCCGCATAGAACGGTAACAAGGGTAGTCTTGCGCATGGACCACTCACCGGACTTTGACATCGCTATGAAAGGAATATAATGATCAGGCCCTAACAGCGTGTGAAGAAACCCGATAGAAGCTGCCGCAGTCACAAGTATCATCAATTCATTTGTCATAAGAATTCTCCTTCCAGCTAAAATAAAAAAACCACGAAAGTTTCAAAGGTCTTCTGACCTCTCAGCCTTCGTGGCGTGATTTAGTTTTACACACGGCTTTATAAGATGTCAAGAATGCTTAACATCTTCATATCAAAGTCTGTATTAATATGCTATGAAGCTTTCAACCGCTTCTTTGTCCACTCTATCAGCCCGCCGGCAGAGATAAGTTCCTGCATGAAAGGCGGGATCGGTTTTGCAGTGTACTCTTCGCCTTTGGTAATGTTCTTTATAACACCTTTGTCAGCGTCCACCTCTATGACATCGCCTTCGGATATCTTTTCAGATGCCTCCTCAGACTCAAAGATGGGAAGCCCGATATTGAACGCATTCCTGTAGAATATACGCGCAAAGCTCTTTGCCACTACTCCCTGCATACCAGCGGCCTTGATTGCTATAGGCGCGTGCTCGCGTGAAGAACCGCAGCCGAAGTTGGCGTCAGCGATTATCATGTCGCCTTTTTTAACCTTTGACGGGAAATCTTTATCAGCATCCTCCATGACATGCTTTGCGAGTTCATTCGGGTCAGATGTATTAAGATATCTTGCCGGTATGATCGCGTCAGTATCTATATCCCTGCCAAACTTCCATACTCTTCCTTTAAGTATCATAATACCTCCTCCGGTATGGCTATCCTGCCGAGAACTGCGGATGCTGCGGCAACTGCCGGGTTTGAGAGATAGACCTCGCTGCCCGGGTCTCCCATCCTGCCGACAAAGTTCCTGTTGGTAGTGGCAAGCGCCTTCTCGCCTTTTGCAAGTATGCCCATATGACCGCCGAGGCATGGCCCGCATGTCGGTGTTGAAAAGACCGCCTCTGCGTTTACAAATATCTCTGCCAATCCCTCTTTAACAGCCTGCAGGTATATCTGCTGTGTCGCAGGAATGACTATCATTCTCGTGTTAGGGTTGACCTTCTTTCCTTTGATTATCTCTGCAGCTTCCCTCAAGTCCTCGATCCTGCCGTTTGTGCATGAACCTACAACCACCTGATCAATGGTGATATGCGAAAGCTCTGCCGCAGGTTTTGTATTTGAAGGAAGATGCGGACACGATACTGTAAGCGGTATCTTTGAACAGTCATACTCCCTGACATCAACATACTTTGCATCAGTATCGGATGTATAGAATTTATATTTTCTCTTTGCCCTTCCCTTTACATACTCTTCTGTTATCTTGTCAGGGACGATGATGCCGTTCTTGCCGCCTGCCTCAATGGCCATGTTGCACATGGTCAGCCTTCCTGACATTGAGAGTGAACTTATCGTCTCGCCCT
This window contains:
- a CDS encoding HD domain-containing protein, coding for MKLRLPILVAFFGWLVVITYLFYDYAEHTDMFFRHLFHFDSFIETFFHILILTSPVGSTITAYLMNERRKLLERTLKSEKMLRLASSEWLTTFDSMPYGVMLIDENSDIMRANKYVATLAGRDIKELVHKGKCCGAVHKLNKPLEGCPLLRSISSNRTEEFIHHNKESNRHFIESATPIFDEDGVPNAYVLVIIDITDIKENEKKLIQSKDAFFNMLKDLDATYKELRDIYNDLVIAFSNVIDAKSHWTKGHSMDVSYYAIAIAKEMGLKEQEIEYLKTAALLHDIGKIGTYDEILDKPSQLSDAEFMMIRMHPVRGDEILRPIKGLDKIRPIIRAHHEKYNGTGYPDSLKGEQIPLLARVLCVADSYDAMISDRPYRLSVGNEFAIEELKRCSGEHFDPEVVDAFLRVLGKHKESAIR
- a CDS encoding PAS domain S-box protein, which codes for MSELAQKNHVDIEHRGSEEIFRNIFESLSDAVFIIDPYGKFVDVNKTAIDRLGYTKEEILSMNIFELSPREFAVRIPECLSAVQECGEAVYEMALKKKDGTIIPVEANCRMIDFGGENIMLSVMRDVTDRKNVEESLRKHQLFLSSILEGIGDGVVVIDREYKIITANSGYLKQTKIDLAEIVGMHCYKVSHHIDKPCFQAGEECSVKNAFETGVSHRIIHRHFDKDKNPIFVETISYPLKGASGEIDSVVEVVSDVTARMKTDEKLTSKIKELEDFYEMSIGRELKMVELKKEIERLKAAAGEKDTI
- the hemE gene encoding uroporphyrinogen decarboxylase — protein: MNDTFLKACRGEEVSYTPIWIMRQAGRYLPQYQKVRGKVDFLTLCKTPELAAEVTIQPIDILGVDAAILFSDILIPCEAMGIGLDFHEGKGPLLSPPIRDAATVNRLSVPDPEERMGFVMDTIRLLRKELAGRVPLIGFAGAPFTTATYMIEGGTSRNFLNTKMMIYQNPALYRSLMDKVTATITEYLKAQISAGAQAVQIFDTWGGIFSPSDFREHALSYVQRIITDLRSWMKAERVETVPIIYFVGETAGLLEDIKTSGADVYGVDWRINIDDAIRRLGGDVVVQGNLDPLSMFLPKQEIEKRVQDVLDRASSAKGHIFNLGHGVVPQTSPDNVIALVEMVHRLSKK
- a CDS encoding radical SAM protein produces the protein MKFEPKWIAWEITRRCNLKCVHCRSSSEMEAKGHPDFSTEEAYRVIDDITSYAKPVIVLSGGEPLLRKDVFDIAKYGTDKGLRMCIATNGSLVTEEVCLKMKDSGVKMVSLSLDGSTAEVHDNFRNQKGAFDGVINATGLFRKHDIKFLINSSFTKRNQGEIPKLSRLAKELGATAWYMFMIVPTGRGEDIMNELISKEDYEELLKWHYEMEKNEKDMLVRPTCAPHYYRIVLQMQKEEGEKFARRTLNFSTGGSKGCLAGQLICLIDVDGNVLPCSYFPKSAGNIREKTFKDIWENSVLFKDMRDFKSYKGKCGSCEYVNVCGGCRARAYAVTGDYMDEEPFCGYVPVKMLKEGKNKNEQQKG
- the hemW gene encoding radical SAM family heme chaperone HemW, producing the protein MPASLYVHIPFCLKRCIYCDFVSGIYDPQKAAAYIKALKKEILAIPRGTSFSTIYIGGGTPTALPTEFLKDLIGHIFTRFDFSPPHPPLIKVGQRGGEATIEANPGTLDLEKLRDVKEAGMNRLSIGVQSFNDDELKLLHRLHSSSEAERAFYLAREAGFQNIGIDLIYGIPGQSIESWKKTLQKAVQLGPEHISAYELTVENGTLLHERIKEGGISVSDEELIIEMYNHTIDHLSLSGYEHYEISNFAKPGCRSRHNLNYWDRGDYYAAGLGAHSFINGNRSYNIGDLEDYLKAISDNRSPVQEEVYITKEKAASEAIFLGLRTTDGINVESFFKRYGMNILSHYQAELADMQANGLIEITNSECSYETNLRLTRRGLLLSNEVFVRLS
- a CDS encoding sulfite exporter TauE/SafE family protein, with translation MTNELMILVTAAASIGFLHTLLGPDHYIPFIAMSKSGEWSMRKTTLVTVLCGIGHVLSSVLLGTVGITFGLAVSKLEVFESFRGDIATWALIAFGLVYFAWGMRRAYRNRPHTHIHHHGGGAEHVHTHVHAEEHLHLHKKKNSGIVTPWALFIIFILGPCEPLIPMLMYPAARHSMLGLGLVAGVFSLVTISTMLGIVLVSIYGINILPAKGLERYTHAIAGAIISFCGVSVLLFGL
- the leuD gene encoding 3-isopropylmalate dehydratase small subunit yields the protein MILKGRVWKFGRDIDTDAIIPARYLNTSDPNELAKHVMEDADKDFPSKVKKGDMIIADANFGCGSSREHAPIAIKAAGMQGVVAKSFARIFYRNAFNIGLPIFESEEASEKISEGDVIEVDADKGVIKNITKGEEYTAKPIPPFMQELISAGGLIEWTKKRLKAS
- the leuC gene encoding 3-isopropylmalate dehydratase large subunit encodes the protein MTITEKILAAHAGKDKVVPGELILAKVDFILANDITAPISITEFKKTGAKGVFDKGKVTFIPDHFAPQKDIKAAEQCKMLREFSKDYGLELYFEVGRMGVEHALLPEQGIVASGDLVIGADSHTCTYGALGAFSTGVGSTDVASAMATGECWFKVPESMKFVYYGKLNKWVSGKDLILHTIGDIGVDGALYRAMEFEGETISSLSMSGRLTMCNMAIEAGGKNGIIVPDKITEEYVKGRAKRKYKFYTSDTDAKYVDVREYDCSKIPLTVSCPHLPSNTKPAAELSHITIDQVVVGSCTNGRIEDLREAAEIIKGKKVNPNTRMIVIPATQQIYLQAVKEGLAEIFVNAEAVFSTPTCGPCLGGHMGILAKGEKALATTNRNFVGRMGDPGSEVYLSNPAVAAASAVLGRIAIPEEVL